Proteins from a genomic interval of Symmachiella macrocystis:
- a CDS encoding NADH:ubiquinone reductase (Na(+)-transporting) subunit D: MASKTKDILFDPLFKKNPIGKLVLGICSALAVTTNLKTTVTMCLAVIFVTACSNTAVSMIRNYIPSAIRIIVQMTIIASLVIVVDQFLQAYAYGTSKALSVFVGLIITNCIVMGRAEGFAMSHTPWTSFLDGVGNGLGYSVILLFVGAFRELFGSGSLFGYTILAKTTDGGWYPANGLMLLSPSAFFLIGLFIWAVRTWDPSQNEEA, from the coding sequence ATGGCAAGTAAAACCAAAGACATCCTGTTCGATCCGCTGTTTAAGAAAAATCCAATCGGTAAATTGGTCCTGGGGATTTGTTCGGCACTAGCGGTCACGACGAATCTCAAAACCACAGTCACGATGTGCTTGGCAGTGATTTTCGTTACCGCCTGCTCCAACACCGCCGTGAGCATGATCCGCAACTATATCCCTTCAGCCATTCGCATTATCGTGCAGATGACGATCATTGCTTCGTTGGTGATCGTCGTGGATCAGTTTTTGCAGGCCTATGCTTACGGCACAAGCAAAGCCCTTTCGGTTTTCGTGGGGCTGATCATCACGAATTGCATCGTGATGGGGCGTGCGGAGGGGTTTGCCATGAGCCATACGCCCTGGACCAGTTTTCTGGACGGGGTCGGGAATGGTCTTGGGTACAGCGTGATCCTCCTATTCGTCGGCGCATTTCGCGAGTTGTTCGGCTCCGGTTCGTTGTTCGGGTATACGATTTTGGCGAAGACGACCGACGGGGGCTGGTATCCAGCCAATGGCTTGATGCTATTGTCCCCCAGCGCGTTCTTTTTAATCGGGTTATTTATTTGGGCGGTCCGGACTTGGGATCCCAGCCAGAACGAGGAGGCGTAG
- a CDS encoding Na(+)-translocating NADH-quinone reductase subunit C, with amino-acid sequence MQRNSFVFTFLVATVLCVVCSAIVSTAAVILQPRQERNKELDRKSNILRVAGLLGADEASDGAKIDELFKQIETKIVNLETGEYVTDIDVDSFDQRDAADDPEQSVPIPPEEDVASLKRREKLSAVYLLNQDGKLKTLILPVYTKGLWSTMYGFLAFEGDLRTVQGLGFYQHGETPGLGGEVDNPKWKEQWEGKLAYDDDGHIALHLIKGTVDPSSPEAAFQIDGLSGATITSRGVTNLIDYWLGPDGFGPYLEKMKSGGGNDGK; translated from the coding sequence ATGCAGCGTAACTCATTCGTGTTTACGTTTTTGGTTGCTACGGTGTTGTGCGTCGTCTGTTCGGCGATCGTCTCCACGGCCGCCGTCATTTTGCAGCCGCGACAAGAACGCAATAAAGAATTGGACCGCAAATCCAATATTCTCCGTGTTGCCGGATTGCTTGGTGCTGATGAGGCCAGTGACGGCGCAAAAATCGACGAGCTTTTCAAGCAAATCGAAACCAAAATTGTGAACCTCGAAACCGGGGAATATGTCACTGATATTGACGTCGATTCATTCGACCAACGCGATGCGGCTGACGACCCGGAGCAAAGCGTTCCCATCCCTCCCGAAGAAGATGTCGCGAGTCTGAAACGACGGGAAAAGCTGTCGGCCGTCTATTTGTTGAATCAAGATGGCAAACTGAAAACGCTAATTTTGCCGGTCTATACCAAGGGTTTGTGGTCGACGATGTATGGGTTTTTGGCGTTTGAAGGTGATTTGCGGACAGTCCAGGGACTGGGGTTTTATCAACATGGAGAAACCCCCGGACTGGGAGGCGAAGTCGACAATCCCAAGTGGAAAGAACAATGGGAAGGCAAGCTGGCCTACGACGATGATGGGCATATCGCGCTGCACCTAATCAAAGGAACGGTTGATCCCAGCAGTCCCGAAGCCGCCTTCCAAATCGACGGCTTGTCGGGGGCTACAATCACCTCACGGGGTGTGACAAATCTGATTGACTACTGGCTGGGTCCCGATGGGTTTGGACCGTACCTCGAAAAAATGAAGTCGGGCGGAGGAAACGATGGCAAGTAA
- a CDS encoding NADH:ubiquinone reductase (Na(+)-transporting) subunit B, with protein MKPLRRFLDRLHPLFDKGGKFEKWFPLYEAADTFLYTPGEITHGRTHVRDGMDLKRMLGTVAFALVPCMLMAMYNTGYQANAYMMDQGIESTAGWRGSVIDALGVGYHPENIVADFVHGALYFLPVLIVCFAVGGFWEMLFATIRKHEINEGFLVTGILFPLTLPPTIPLWQVAVGITFAVIFAKEVFGGTGKNFLNPALAARAFLYFAYATDMTGSTIWTAVDGFSGATPLGVVQTDGMQALNVSWSSAFLGTMQGSMGETSVLCCLIGAAILIATGVGSWRIMVSVLVSSLVFSALLWAFAGEDPTNKMLTMPPHWHLVVGGLAFGLVFMATDPVSASMTEMGKYFYGALIGFMTILIRVLNPAFPEGIMLAILFGNVFAPLIDFCVVQLTIKRRALRHAA; from the coding sequence ATGAAGCCCTTGCGACGTTTTCTAGATCGTTTGCATCCCCTGTTTGACAAAGGGGGCAAATTTGAAAAATGGTTTCCGCTCTATGAAGCAGCGGACACGTTTTTGTATACGCCGGGCGAAATCACGCACGGGCGAACGCATGTTCGTGACGGCATGGACCTAAAGCGTATGCTTGGCACGGTCGCATTTGCGTTGGTGCCCTGCATGCTGATGGCCATGTACAACACCGGCTATCAAGCCAATGCCTACATGATGGACCAGGGCATCGAGTCCACGGCTGGTTGGCGGGGCAGCGTGATCGACGCCCTGGGCGTTGGTTATCACCCGGAGAATATCGTTGCCGACTTTGTGCATGGCGCGCTCTATTTTCTCCCGGTGCTCATCGTTTGTTTCGCGGTGGGCGGCTTTTGGGAAATGCTGTTTGCCACGATTCGTAAGCATGAAATCAACGAAGGCTTTCTGGTTACCGGCATTTTGTTTCCATTGACGTTGCCTCCCACGATTCCGCTGTGGCAAGTCGCGGTGGGGATTACCTTTGCTGTGATATTCGCCAAAGAAGTTTTTGGCGGCACGGGCAAGAACTTTTTGAATCCCGCTTTAGCCGCTCGGGCATTTTTGTACTTCGCTTATGCCACCGATATGACCGGCAGTACGATTTGGACGGCCGTTGATGGTTTCAGCGGGGCGACCCCGTTGGGGGTCGTGCAGACTGACGGCATGCAAGCTTTGAATGTTTCTTGGTCGTCCGCATTTTTGGGGACGATGCAAGGCTCGATGGGGGAAACCTCTGTATTGTGCTGTCTGATCGGGGCGGCGATTTTGATTGCCACCGGTGTCGGTTCCTGGCGAATCATGGTCAGCGTGCTGGTCAGCTCGCTGGTATTTTCGGCATTGCTCTGGGCGTTCGCTGGTGAGGATCCCACCAACAAAATGCTCACCATGCCGCCGCATTGGCATCTCGTTGTCGGCGGGCTGGCGTTTGGACTGGTCTTTATGGCAACCGATCCGGTTTCGGCATCCATGACCGAAATGGGCAAATACTTCTACGGCGCACTGATTGGATTTATGACCATCTTGATTCGCGTGCTCAATCCCGCCTTTCCCGAGGGCATCATGCTGGCGATTTTGTTCGGCAACGTGTTCGCACCGTTGATCGACTTTTGCGTCGTTCAACTGACGATCAAAAGGAGGGCTCTCCGCCATGCAGCGTAA
- a CDS encoding Na(+)-translocating NADH-quinone reductase subunit A, with product MIRIKKGLNLPISGDPVQEVQSGPVVRSVALIGDDYVGMKPTMHVEEGDSVKVGQVLFSDKKTEGVQYTSPGCGKVVALNRGEKRVFQSLVIELSGDDHVEFASYSDGDIAGLSREKVIENLLASGLWTALRTRPYSKVPSPQSVPHAIFVNAMDTNPLAADPVVALQGQEGDFRHGLALVEKLTDGKVFLSKSPGSAIPTDGVSGVEVTEFRGPHPAGLVGTHIHMLDPVNPQKTVWHLGYQDVAAIGKLFVTGRLPLERVISLAGPAVKQPRLLRTRLGANLTDLTAGELVDGENRVISGSVLNGRAAQEPFDYLGRFHLQVSALPEGNQREFLGWQKPGFDKFSIKNVFASAMDRSKKFAFSTSTEGSKRAMIPIGMYEEVLPLDTEPTFLLRALIVGDTDQAQALGCLELDEEDVALCTFVCPGKYDYGPILRENLTQIEKFG from the coding sequence ATGATCAGAATTAAGAAGGGCCTGAACCTTCCGATTTCCGGTGATCCCGTGCAGGAAGTGCAATCCGGTCCAGTGGTGCGATCTGTGGCACTGATCGGCGATGACTACGTTGGTATGAAGCCAACGATGCACGTTGAAGAAGGCGACTCAGTGAAGGTCGGGCAGGTCCTGTTCTCCGATAAAAAAACCGAGGGTGTGCAATACACGTCCCCAGGTTGCGGAAAAGTTGTCGCCCTCAATCGAGGTGAAAAACGGGTCTTTCAATCGCTGGTGATCGAACTCTCCGGCGACGACCATGTGGAATTCGCCTCCTACAGCGATGGTGATATCGCTGGGCTGAGCCGCGAAAAAGTGATCGAAAACCTGCTGGCTTCGGGCCTGTGGACGGCATTGCGAACACGGCCTTATAGCAAGGTCCCTTCGCCACAATCGGTTCCGCACGCGATTTTCGTCAACGCCATGGATACGAATCCTTTGGCCGCAGATCCCGTTGTGGCCCTGCAGGGTCAAGAAGGAGATTTTCGTCACGGTCTGGCACTGGTGGAAAAACTGACCGACGGCAAGGTCTTTTTAAGCAAGTCCCCCGGATCAGCAATTCCGACCGACGGCGTGAGCGGCGTCGAAGTCACGGAATTCCGCGGGCCGCATCCGGCTGGCCTCGTCGGCACGCACATTCACATGCTCGATCCGGTCAACCCACAGAAAACGGTGTGGCATCTGGGCTATCAGGATGTGGCTGCCATTGGCAAGTTGTTTGTGACCGGCCGTTTGCCGCTGGAACGAGTGATTTCACTGGCCGGCCCGGCGGTCAAGCAGCCGCGGTTGTTGCGAACGCGATTGGGCGCCAATCTTACGGATTTGACAGCGGGCGAGTTGGTGGACGGCGAAAATCGTGTGATTTCCGGTTCGGTGCTCAATGGCCGTGCGGCGCAGGAGCCGTTTGACTATTTGGGGCGATTTCACCTGCAAGTCTCGGCGCTGCCAGAAGGCAACCAGCGCGAATTTCTGGGCTGGCAAAAACCGGGGTTTGACAAGTTTAGTATTAAGAATGTGTTCGCTTCAGCCATGGACCGGTCGAAGAAGTTCGCATTTAGCACGTCCACCGAAGGCAGCAAACGGGCCATGATCCCAATTGGCATGTATGAGGAAGTGTTGCCGCTCGATACGGAGCCAACCTTTTTGCTACGGGCCTTGATCGTCGGTGATACCGATCAGGCGCAAGCTCTGGGTTGTTTGGAGTTGGATGAAGAAGACGTCGCCTTGTGCACGTTTGTCTGTCCTGGCAAATATGACTATGGGCCGATCCTGCGTGAAAACCTGACACAGATCGAGAAATTCGGATAA
- a CDS encoding peptidyl-alpha-hydroxyglycine alpha-amidating lyase family protein: MNLYRSTLKAAAAFAIFACISSQTVADEPQIDFTAVLDAIEVPDDIELGKCSGVGVDKQGRIFLLHRGKRPVLSFDKSGKFLRAFGDDYVATGHGLKVDQQGHVWVTCTEHHMVYKFNGDGKLLFALGQIDKPGTGSDPPQFDQPTDVAIGPQGEIYVADGYGNSRMVKFSPEGKFLATWGQAGEQPGQFHAPHQVVVDSDGQVIVADRDNNRLQVFDGNGKFLKAYPVKTAFGVALNTYGVLFACSGDKVHQLDKSGSVVKSWGQEGSGPLEFGIGHQIAIDQAGNLYVAEVGGKRLQKLQRHGR, translated from the coding sequence GTGAATCTCTACCGATCAACCCTCAAAGCGGCTGCGGCGTTTGCCATTTTTGCCTGTATCTCCTCGCAGACTGTTGCTGACGAACCGCAAATTGATTTCACCGCCGTGTTGGATGCGATTGAAGTTCCCGACGATATCGAACTGGGCAAATGTTCTGGCGTCGGTGTCGACAAACAAGGCCGCATCTTTTTGCTGCATCGCGGCAAGCGACCGGTGTTGAGTTTCGACAAATCCGGCAAGTTTCTGCGCGCGTTCGGCGACGATTACGTGGCCACCGGGCATGGCTTAAAAGTCGATCAACAAGGGCACGTGTGGGTGACCTGCACCGAGCATCATATGGTTTACAAATTCAACGGCGACGGCAAACTACTATTCGCCCTGGGGCAAATCGACAAACCGGGTACCGGCAGCGATCCGCCACAATTCGATCAACCGACCGACGTCGCCATCGGCCCGCAGGGCGAGATCTACGTCGCAGACGGTTACGGGAACAGCCGGATGGTGAAGTTCTCCCCTGAGGGAAAATTTCTGGCAACGTGGGGCCAAGCGGGCGAACAACCGGGGCAGTTCCATGCTCCGCACCAAGTGGTCGTCGATTCCGATGGTCAGGTGATCGTCGCCGATCGCGACAACAATCGCCTGCAGGTTTTTGATGGAAACGGAAAATTCCTCAAAGCCTATCCTGTGAAGACGGCCTTCGGCGTGGCGCTGAATACATATGGTGTGCTGTTTGCCTGTAGCGGAGACAAGGTTCATCAACTCGACAAATCGGGCAGCGTGGTTAAGTCGTGGGGCCAGGAAGGCAGCGGCCCGCTGGAGTTCGGCATCGGCCATCAAATCGCCATCGATCAGGCAGGGAATCTTTATGTCGCCGAGGTGGGTGGCAAACGTCTGCAAAAGCTTCAGCGGCACGGCCGCTAG
- a CDS encoding cysteine desulfurase family protein: protein MTATPIYLDNHATTRVDPRVLDAMLPYFSEIYGNAASISHRFGWDAGDAVEAARGKIAELFHTDARNVIFTSGATEANNLALKGVLHAAVPGSHLITAAAEHKAVLDPAKRLSRSGYEVTVLPVDQHGMVDPQQIAESLRPNTVLVSIMSANNEVGTLNDIAEIAALCRQRGVHFHTDAAQSAGKIPLDLSTTPIDLLSLSGHKIYGPKGIGILFVRHGSPRIKLEPQLDGGGHERHLRSGTLPVPLIVGLGAACELCGETMVDEAARLLELRERLWTGLQDRLDGLTLNGHPQKRLPGNLNVSFDAVEGDALMNSMRDIAVSSGSACTSADPQPSHVLRAMGVSDALTRASLRFGLGRFNTTVEIDRALEVVVTAVRGLRG, encoded by the coding sequence ATGACTGCCACTCCGATTTATCTGGACAACCATGCCACCACGCGCGTCGACCCCCGCGTGCTGGATGCGATGTTGCCGTATTTTTCCGAAATTTACGGAAACGCCGCCAGCATCAGCCATCGTTTTGGTTGGGATGCCGGTGACGCCGTTGAAGCGGCGCGGGGCAAGATTGCCGAGCTGTTCCATACTGACGCGCGGAACGTGATTTTCACCAGCGGCGCCACCGAAGCGAACAACCTCGCTTTGAAAGGGGTCCTGCACGCTGCTGTGCCAGGAAGCCATTTGATCACCGCCGCCGCTGAACACAAAGCGGTGCTCGATCCGGCCAAACGCCTCTCTCGTAGCGGCTACGAAGTGACGGTACTACCCGTCGATCAACATGGCATGGTCGATCCGCAACAGATCGCCGAGTCTCTGCGCCCCAACACGGTGCTTGTTTCGATCATGTCAGCCAATAACGAAGTGGGAACGCTCAACGACATCGCTGAAATCGCCGCCTTGTGTCGCCAACGCGGAGTCCACTTCCACACCGATGCGGCCCAGAGCGCGGGCAAGATTCCGCTCGACCTGTCGACGACACCGATCGATTTGCTGAGTCTGTCGGGACACAAAATCTACGGGCCCAAGGGCATCGGCATATTGTTCGTGCGGCATGGTTCTCCGCGGATCAAGCTGGAACCGCAACTCGATGGCGGTGGCCATGAGCGGCACCTGCGTAGCGGCACTTTGCCGGTTCCATTGATCGTCGGGCTGGGCGCAGCTTGTGAACTGTGCGGTGAAACGATGGTCGACGAAGCGGCGCGGCTGTTGGAATTGCGAGAGCGATTGTGGACGGGATTGCAAGACCGCCTCGACGGGCTCACCTTAAACGGTCATCCACAAAAACGCTTGCCGGGCAATCTCAATGTAAGCTTCGACGCCGTGGAGGGTGATGCGCTGATGAATAGCATGCGGGATATCGCCGTCAGTTCCGGATCGGCCTGCACGTCCGCCGACCCGCAACCGAGCCACGTCTTGAGGGCGATGGGAGTCAGCGACGCACTCACGCGCGCCAGTTTGCGATTTGGTTTGGGACGATTCAATACGACCGTAGAAATCGACCGTGCCCTTGAGGTTGTCGTTACGGCAGTCCGTGGACTGCGCGGATGA
- a CDS encoding class I SAM-dependent methyltransferase, producing MAEVIHGKVYDYPTYYDIIFAADWRKEIAFLEACFDKYASGTVRRVFEPACGTGRLLIKLAQAGYEVSGNDLNPKAVEFCNRRLGRRGFEPTAVVGDMADFRLPRKADAAFNLINSFRHLPDENAATAHMQCIARALRKGGIYLLGLHLTPTNHRICDDECYAARRGNVGVQSRLWTMSVDSKARVEMVGMTLDVTTPKRRLRLVDEMPFRMYTARQFRQLLTRVPELELLETFDFDLDINAPIKVKGHSEDVIFVLRKT from the coding sequence ATGGCGGAAGTTATTCATGGGAAGGTCTACGACTATCCCACCTATTACGACATCATCTTCGCGGCCGATTGGCGGAAGGAAATCGCCTTTCTTGAGGCTTGTTTCGACAAGTATGCCAGTGGCACGGTGCGGCGCGTGTTTGAACCGGCGTGCGGCACCGGGCGGTTGTTGATCAAACTGGCGCAGGCGGGTTACGAGGTTTCCGGCAACGACCTGAATCCCAAGGCGGTCGAGTTTTGTAATCGGCGACTGGGGCGACGGGGTTTTGAACCGACCGCCGTCGTGGGGGACATGGCCGATTTTCGCTTGCCCCGCAAAGCGGATGCTGCCTTCAATTTGATCAACAGTTTCCGGCATTTGCCCGACGAAAATGCAGCCACGGCGCATATGCAATGCATCGCCCGCGCCTTGCGTAAGGGGGGCATTTATCTGTTGGGCCTGCACCTGACCCCCACGAATCATCGCATCTGCGACGACGAATGCTATGCCGCCCGGCGGGGAAATGTTGGGGTGCAATCGCGGTTGTGGACCATGTCGGTCGACAGCAAAGCACGCGTCGAAATGGTCGGCATGACGCTCGACGTCACGACCCCCAAACGGCGCTTACGGCTCGTTGACGAAATGCCTTTTCGAATGTATACAGCCCGCCAATTTCGCCAACTTCTGACCCGCGTGCCGGAGCTGGAGTTGTTGGAGACATTCGATTTCGACCTCGACATCAACGCGCCCATCAAGGTCAAGGGGCATAGCGAGGACGTCATCTTCGTGCTGCGAAAAACGTAA